A DNA window from Mastomys coucha isolate ucsf_1 unplaced genomic scaffold, UCSF_Mcou_1 pScaffold21, whole genome shotgun sequence contains the following coding sequences:
- the LOC116104121 gene encoding natural cytotoxicity triggering receptor 1-like produces MPPTLTALFCFGLCLSQRINTEKQTLPKPIIWAKPSIMVTRGNSVNIWCQGAQSASEYQLYFEGSLFALEKPKPSRSMNKVRFFISQMTSHTAGIYTCFYQSGELWSESSNPLKLVVTGLYDTPKLWVHPGPKVILGENVTFSCQLKSATSKFFLLKERGSNHIQHKHGNIQAEFPMGPVTRAHRGTYRCFGSYNDYVWSFPSNSVTLLITGGVENTSLVPTDPTSSLDYWKFDLSTKESGLQKDSRTPDEEEGLSLKWITGAQCDTHPCPPKEAFIRPPPPKHGAGGIFLFVNMPRK; encoded by the exons ATGCCGCCAACACTCACTGCCCTATTCTGCTTCG GGCTATGTCTGAGCCAGAGGATCAACACTGAAAAGC AGACTCTCCCGAAACCCATCATCTGGGCCAAACCCAGTATCATGGTCACAAGAGGAAACTCGGTGAACATCTGGTGTCAGGGGGCTCAGAGTGCTTCAGAGTATCAACTGTACTTTGAAGGAAGCCTTTTTGCCTTGGAGAAACCAAAGCCATCTAGATCGATGAATAAAGTTAGGTTCTTCATTTCACAAATGACCTCACATACTGCAGGGATCTACACCTGCTTCTATCAGAGTGGAGAGCTCTGGTCAGAGTCGAGCAACCCCTTGAAACTGGTAGTAACTG GTCTGTATGACACGCCCAAACTCTGGGTTCATCCAGGGCCTAAGGTAATCTTGGGGGAGAATGTTACCTTCTCTTGCCAGCTGAAGTCTGCGACAAGCAAATTCTTTCTGCTCAAGGAGAGAGGATCCAACCACATCCAGCATAAACACGGGAATATCCAAGCAGAATTCCCCATGGGCCCTGTGACTAGGGCTCACAGAGGGACATACAGATGTTTTGGCTCTTACAATGACTATGTATGGTCTTTTCCCAGTAATTCTGTGACACTACTCATCACAG GAGGTGTTGAGAACACCAGCCTTGTACCTACAGACCCTACTTCTTCACTTG ATTATTGGAAGTTCGACCTTTCAACCAAAGAATCAGGATTACAGAAGG ACTCT AGAACTCCAGATGAGGAAGAAGGGCTGTCACTCAAGTGGATCACTGGTGCCCAGTGTGATACTCACCCATGCCCACCTAAAGAAGCCTTCATAAGACCTCCACCCCCaaagcatggggctggagggattTTCCTGTTTGTAAACATGCCAAGAAAATAA